AGCAAAAGGAATTTCAAAAACTATGAATAAAATGGTTGATAATAGTTCACTATGTAGAAAAAAATATACTGACACCCAAACAAAGAAAAACCGTCAGGAAAGATGGGAAAATGTTAAATCTGCTTTTGAAATAATTGATGTAGAAAATCTAAAAAATAAGCATGTTTTACTGATTGACGATGTTATAACAACCGGAGCAACTCTTGAAGCATGTGCCAGCAAAATACTCGAAATAGAAAATACAAAAGTTAGCATCGCAACAATTGCTATGGCTGCATAGAATAATCTTTCAATTATTTATTTTTTTTAGAATAAGCCAAAATTGCTTTGTCAAGAATATTTTTAGCTTCAAGATAATCGCCAAAACCATTAGATTTTAATTGCCCTTTCCCTTTATAGTTTGTAAACCAAATTTCTATAATCTCTAAAATTCCATTGAAATTTTTGTTTAAATCTTCAATTTCATATTGTTCAAAAAGTTGAGAATTTGCTTTTATGGCAATAAGTTTGTCGTCTATTTCTCCATTGTCTTCAAGTTTTAAAACGCCAATAAGTCGAGCTTTTACAATGCTTCCGCGCTTTTCGGAACTGCCAAGAACAATTACATCAAGAGGATCATTGTCGCCTCCATCTTCAGCAGG
The Bacteroidota bacterium DNA segment above includes these coding regions:
- a CDS encoding inorganic diphosphatase, whose amino-acid sequence is EYTLAGSKHFVHDYLPVDENGNLNVIVEIPSGSNEKWEVEKESGHLKLEFRKGKPRIVKYLSYPVNYGMIPRSLLPAEDGGDNDPLDVIVLGSSEKRGSIVKARLIGVLKLEDNGEIDDKLIAIKANSQLFEQYEIEDLNKNFNGILEIIEIWFTNYKGKGQLKSNGFGDYLEAKNILDKAILAYSKKNK